The genome window TCGGGAATGAAGGAGAGGGATATTTCGACTCTCTTCGGCAGGGCGCCCTTGGGGGTCAAGGCCTCCAATGCGTCCGCCAGCACCAATTCGGCTCTCTCCCGGGCGAATGGCGGTGTACTTGCCGGGATGGTCTCCTCATTGTCCTCGAGGCGAAGGTGAACCTTCACTGACATCTGCCTCCTGTTTTTCATCTTTGGTTTTTTGTTCGGCCGACTCTTTTATCTCCTTGACCTTGCGGGTATGATACATCGTCCTAAGCGATGAGAGCAATGTCTCCTTGATGATCGATAGGTCCCGGAGGGTGAAGTCCACGTCGTCGAGCTGGCCCTCTGCTATCTTGGCGTCCACGACCCTGTTTATAGTGTCGCCGATGTCGTACACGGAATCCGCGCCGGCACGGAACTCGGACCTGACGGCGGCCTCGACCGAGTCTATCAGCATCAGAAGGCCCGTCTCCTTGCTCTGGGGGCGCGGTCCCGGGTAGCGGAACTGGTCGCTCGGCACGGGTGTGCCCATGCTCTCGGCCTTCTTGAGGAAGTATGTCAGGGCCGTGGTGCCATGGTGCTCCGCTATGAAGGAGCGTATGATCCTTGGCAGGTGGTATTCCTGCGCAAGTTCAAGCCCCTCCCTGACGTGGGCTATGATGACCAGGGCCGATAGAGAGGGCTTGAGCTCGTCGTGGATATTGTCGCCGCCCATCTGGTTCTCGACGAAGGCCTCGGGGCGACGCAGCTTGCCGATGTCGTGGAAGTAAGCGCCCGCTTTCAGAAGATTGGCGTTCATGTCCAGCTTGTCGGCTATCGTCTCGGCCAGGGTGCCAAGCATCAACGAGTGGTGATAGGTCCCCGGCGCCTCCATCTGAAGCCTCTTGAGAAGGGGGTTCGACGGGTGGCTGAGCTCTATCAGGCGCAGGGGCGACAGGACGTCGAAGACGTCCTCGAACAGGGGCAGGGCGGCGATTACCAGGCTGCTCCAGACGGCGATTCCCAGCACCAGTGGTACCAGTATCTCCGCCGAGAGGGAGAGATTGAAGGCCAGCCTGAGAGCAAGTCCTGCACCGGTCTGAAGCAGTCCAAGTAGAAAGAGCTGTTTCCAAAGCCTGCCCCTGGAATGAGCGTCTTTCAGCACGAAGTAGCCTCCGAAGGCGCTGACTATGCCCATCAGGGCCACGAGCAGGACGTGCAGGGTCGAGAAGCCGGAGACGACGAGAGCACCGAGGATTCCACCCACCATGACAAGCTGAAGAGCTGAGTGAGCAGGCAGAGTCAGGTAGGAGCATCCTGCCAGGAAGAGGCTGCCCATTCCCTGGACGGAGAAGAGAGAGGAGACGTATTCCACTATCCAGCTCAACCCGACGATGAACGACAGGTAGAGCCATGGCGGTTCGACCTCGGGGGCTTCTCTGTCGGTCTGAGTGGCGAGCCAGAGAGGCCATAGGAGTATTGTCGTAAGGGCAAACAGTATCTGTTTCCACGGGAAGGAGAGCATCGAGTAGCCCTGCGCCTCCAGGATCCCGGCGGCCTGGTCCGTTATTATCTGCCCCTTGTCCACTATGACGTCTCCGGGGGCGACTTTTCTTTCGACAGGCTGCAGGGTCGAGCCTATCTCCTCCCTGAGAGAGCGAGTGAGGTCCGCGTCTATGTGAACAAGGGGCTGCAGTATCTCGTCGAGGATCTGGAAAACGACGTTAGCGTCCTCGATGGGCAGGGAGAGCTCCTCTATCTCCCTCCAGATGTTCTCCGGCGACCATGCGATCTCTCCCCCGGCGATCGAGTCCGCGTCTAGGTAGAGGCGGCTGAGACGTGCGCTCTCCATGAGGATGGTCTTCCCGGGCTCCTCCGGGTACTGGTTTATCAGCTCGGTCAGGCCGGGAGAGAGCGAAAGGCCGGAGATGTCGCCCGCCGCCATGGACTCGATCTTGGAGATGAGCCTGTCCATGGCCGCGCCGTCTCGCACCAGCACGCCTGCGACAGTGTCCCCCACGCGGGCGCGGAGGATCGAGGTGCTCTCGTCGTCCGTGTACTTGAATGGAAAGAGGGCGAAGTAGGTCCTGGGCGAGGGCTCTCCGGGAAGAAAGCCGGAGGTCCTGTCCTCGAAGAACCATTTGAGAAATATTACGGTCAGCGCAAAGGCAACGAGCAGAAGCAGCGACAGGGAGCGATAGTCCGCCGACTTGCCTTCGCCCTTGAGCAGTGAGCCTCCGTATTTTTTGGGCCCGCGCCTAGAGGCCGAGCCTCTATGCCTGAGGTTCGCGCTGTCGTTCATATCTCTCGTAAGCCCTTACCACCTTCTGTACTATTTCGTGCCTGACCACGTCGGAATCGGTGAGATTGAAGAATTCGATCCCCTGAATCCCCTCGAGTATTTCTCTCACCTGAATCAGGCCGGACTTTTTGCCGTTCGGCAGGTCTATCTGGGTTATGTCCCCCGTTATCACAGCCTTCGAGCCGAAGCCGAGGCGGGTGAGGAACATCTTCATCTGCTCGGGTGTCGTGTTCTGCGCCTCGTCCAGAATTATGAAGCTGTCGTTCAGGGTCCTTCCCCTCATGTAGGCCAGGGGAGCGATCTCTATGACGCCCTTGTCCACGTGACGCAAGAAACGCTCCGGGGTCAGGAGGTCGTAAAAGGCGTCGTAGAGGGGACGCACGTACGGCTCCACTTTTTCCCGGAGGTCTCCCGGGAGGTAGCCGAGGCTCTCCCCCGCCTCCACCGCGGGCCTCACGAGGACGATCCTGCTGATTGCAGAGGCCTTCAACAGGGCGACTGCATGGCAGACGGCAAGGAAGGTCTTGCCCGTTCCCGCGGGACCGATGGCGAATACTATGTCGTTGTTTCTGACCGCCTCCAGGTATCTTCTCTGCCCCTCCGTCTTGGAGCGTATGGGTTTTCCTCTCGCCGTGGTGCAGATGACCTCGGAGAAGAGAGGGGCAAGATCGACCGAGCCTTTTTCCGCTATCATGTCCATGGCGTACCGAACGTCTGCCAGGTGAAGCGAGTGCCCCCTGGAGGCTATTTTGTGAAGCTGCTCGAGGAGGCGGAAGGCAACCTCGACCGCCTCCTCGTCAGGGCCGCGAACGGCCACCTTGTTCCCTCTCACGATCAGGCTGACCGGGTATCGCTGCTCTATCTCGGAGAGGTTTTCGTCTCCGTTTCCCGCGAAACGATACATGGTCTCGATGTCCGCGAAGCTTAGCTCGCGGAGAAACGGGCCTTGCTCGTCCTTGCTGTTTATCACGTCTATGCGCATCCTCCTCGGGGACTGTATGTCTATACCGGGTATCCCACCCCGTCGACCAGCTCCGCGACCCCCACGTCGATTTTCATCTCCCTGGCGAACTTCTTCACGAGGAAGTCCTTTGCGATCACGGGGAACAGGACATAGCTGAGCACGTCCTCGGGCTGGAGCATCCAGGGCGCGATTGCCTTCCTGGCCTTGTCGAGCTCGGGCTCGATCAGCTCGGCGGGCCTGCGGGTTATCGGGACCGCGTCGCCGACGACCTTCTTCCGTATCTCCGGGTCGACTTCCGCGGGCGGCTTGCCGTATTCTCCACGGAAGTAGCTCTTCACCTCGCTGGGGACTACCTTCCACCTCTCTCCCATCAGGACGTTCAGAGTGGCCTGGGTGCCCACCAGCTGGCTCGTCGGAGTCACAAGGGGCGGGTATCCCATCTCCTTGCGCACTCTTGGGACCTCCTCTAGCACCTCGGGAAGCCTGGCAATGGCCTTCTGTTCTTTGAGCTGGCTCACCAGGTTCGAGTACATCCCTCCGGGGATCTGGTAGAGGAGCACGTTGATGTCCACTCCGCCGAGGTCGATGAAGATGTCGGAGTATTTTTCGCGCACTTTTTTAAAGTGCATCGCCACGGGGAGGAGCTTCTCGAGCTCGATTCCCGTGTCCAGCTCTCCTCCCCTGAGGGCCGCCACCATCGACTCCACTGGAGGCTGACTCGTGCCGAGGGCGAAGGGGGAGATGGCGCAGTCAACCACGTCCGCTCCCGCCTCGAGGCCGGCGTAGTAAGCCATGGAGGCCATCCCGCTGGTGTAGTGGGAGTGTATATGCAAGGGCAGGTCTGTCTCCTGCTTAATCGTCCTGACCAGGGCCGCGGTCTCCACCGGGCTGATAATCCCCGCCATGTCCTTGATGCATATCGAGTCGGCGCCCATGGACTTCATGTCCTTTGCCAGCTTGCCGAACGACTCCAGCGAATGCACGGGCGAGAGGGTGAACGAGAATGCCAGCTGAAGGTGCGCTCCCTCTTTCTTGACCTGGTCCGCTGCGACCTCCATGTTGCGAAGGTCGTTGAGGGCATCGAAGACCCTTATTATGTCCAGCCCGTTGCCGATGGCCCTCTTGACAAACTCACGGATTGTGTCGTCGGCGTAGTGGCGGTAGCCGACTACGTTCTGGCCGCGGAGCAGCATCTGGAGCTTCGTCTTTTTAAAGAGTCTGCGCATCGAGCGAAGTCTCTCCCACGGGTCCTCGTCGAGGAAGCGCATGCAGCTGTCGTACGTCGCGCCGCCCCACACCTCCATCGAGTGAAACCCGACCTCGTCCATCTGTTCGATTATGCCGGTCATGTCCTCCACTCTCATTCGAGTGGCCATGAGCGACTGGTGCGCGTCGCGGAGGGTGGTGTCGGTTATGCCGGCCCTTCTGCCGGGCTCTGCCTTTTTTTCTGTCTTCTTTCGCTCTTCTTTTTTCTCCTGTCTCTCCTCGACCTTCGCCCTCTTGGAGGGGGACGGCTTCGACGAAGCCGCTTCGGTCTTCTTTTTTTTGTTCGGGGCACTCATACTCAATATCCTCCACCTGTCCTATGATAGTTTACGAAGTGCCAACTAGGTTCTACCGATGCGCCTTTTCGCCTCTTCCCAGAGTCCGTCCAACGCACCGAGCGAGAAACTGTCCCAGGGACGGCCTGTCTCCCGGACCATCGACTCTACTATCCTGAACCGCTCGGTGAATTTCTTGTTCGCCTTTCCAAGGGCCGAATCGGGGTTTACGTCGAGATGCCTAGCGAGGTTTACCGCCGCAAAAATGAGGTCTCCGATCTCCTCTTCAAGCAGATCGATGTCTCCCTCCCCGACGGCGTCTCTCACCTCCGACAGCTCCTCCTCGATCTTGTCGTATATTGGATCGAGGTCGCCTTTTTCCCAGTCGAAGCCGACATGAGCGGCCTTCGACTGTATGCGTGCCGCTTTGGCCAGAGGGGGAAGTCCCTCCGGGACGCCTGCCAGCAGGGATGTGTCCTTTTTCTTGCCCTTCTTCTCCAGGCCCTTGATCTCCTCCCATTTCCGGAGGACCTGGCCGCTTGTCTCCGCCGACCAGTCGGAGAAGACGTGAGGGTGGCGCCTGGTCATCTTGTCCACCAGCCCCTGTATTACATCACCGATTGAGAAGGTCCCCTCCTCCTCGCCTATTCTGGCGAGGAAGACCACCTGGAGCAGGAGGTCGCCCGCCTCCTCCACTATGTCCGGTGTCTCGCCGGTCGAGATGGCATCCACCAGCTCGTACGCCTCCTCGACTATGTAAGTCCTTAGGCTCTCCATAGTCTGTTCCCTGTCCCAGGGGCAGCCGTCCTCCGCGCGCAGGCGCGCCATTACCTCGACCAGCCCCCCGAAAGCCTCCTGGTATCCTTTTTCAGCCATATTCTACAGCACCCGCTTTAAATGTCTAATCCCCGAGAGAAGGTCCTTGAGCCCCGTTCCACCTCCCGGACCCGTGAGAGCTCTGTTTCTCGGAATCCACCGCTTGGAGGTCGCCAGGTGGTCGAACAGGGGGCCCCCTCCCGCGATCGTCGTGTCCATTCTCGTGCACGCTACGGACAAGATACCATATAAACCGCCCTTTGAACGGAGAAAAGATACGGAAAACAAGTTTTCGAGGCTCTCCGGCAGATCCCCGAACCTGTCCCTGGACTCCTTCGCCATGTCGTCGAGCTCCGCCACGCTGGAGACTCGAAGAAGCCTCCTGTACAGGGCTATCCTGACGCTCTCCTGCGGTATGTAGAAGGAGGGCACGAAGCAGGGAATCTCCACAGAGACGGAGGCGTTGGACGGTGCCTTTCCCTGGAGCTTGCCGATCTCCTCCTCCAGCAGTGAATAGTAGAGGATCGAGTCCGTTTTTCGCGCGCCTTTTCCGTGCTGAGTCGTCCCGATGAGCTCCCCTCCGCCCCTGATGCGCAGATCCTGCATCGCGAGGTTATACCCGGCTCCCTCATTGTCAAGCGACGTTATGGCGTCAAGTCTGTCCAGCGTCTCCCGGGTCAGTGGTTTTTCCGGCGGATAGAGGAAGTAGGCGAACGCGGCCTCGTCCCTCCTGCCGACACGGCCCCTGAGCTGGTACATCTGGGCCAGTCCAAGCTCGTGACAGTCCTCGATTATGATCGTGTTCGCGTTCGGAATGTCCAGACCGCTCTCGATTATCGTGGTGCACAGGAGGATCTTCACATGGCCGCTGAAGAAGTGCGTCATGGTCTCCTCCAGGTCCTGTTCCCTCATCCTTCCGTGAGCCATGGCAATGACTACGTCCGGGAAGAGCCGCCTGAGGGTGGCGAGCTTTTTCTCCATGCCCGAGATGCGGTTTGCCACGTAGAAGACCTGCCCTCCCCTCTCGATCTCCGACGAGATGGCCTTCCTGACGAGCGATTCGCTCCAGGGCGCGGCCGAGGTCATCACGGGAATCCTGTCTCCCGGGGCCTCGTTGATCACCGAGAAGTTTCTCAGGCCTTTAAGCGACAGGGCGAGGGTGCGCGGTATGGGAGTGGCGGAGAGCATGAGTACGTCTATGTCCTCCTTCGCCTGCTTTATCCTCTCCTTGGACATGACTCCGAACCTGTGCTCCTCGTCGACTATCAGGAGGCCGAGGTCCTTGAAGATCACGTCGTCCTTCAGCATTCTTATTGTGCCGATAAGTATGTCTATCGCGCCTGTGGAGAGCTTGCGTATCACCTCGTTCTGCTCCTTTTTGGTCAGGAAGCGGGACAGGATGCCGACCGTGACGGGGAAGCCGGTCAGCCTGGCCGTGAAGGTGAGGTAGTGCTGCTGAGCCAGGATCGTCGTGGGCACGAGAAAGGCGGTCTGCTTGCCCGCCTGCGCCGCGCGGAAGGCCGCCCTGAGGGCCACTTCGGTCTTTCCGTAGCCGACGTCGCCCACCAGCAGCCGGTCCATGGGATATGGCCGCTCCATGTCGTCCAGGATCTCGGTTATGGCGGTCAGCTGGTCCTTCGTCTCCGGGTGGGGGAAGGACTCCTCGAATTGGTCGAACAGGTCGTCCCTGCCGGGGAACGCGAAGCCCTCCACCAGCTCGCGTTTCGCGTAAAGTTCCAGCAGAGAACGCACCTCCTGCTCCACCCTCTCCCTGGTCTTCTGTACGCTCTTCTTCCATCTCGTGCCCTTAAGGGAGTCAAGCCTGACCTCGCCGTCCATCTGCTCCGCAAGCGGCGTGATCTTGTGCATGAGGAGCGCGGGCAGGAAGAGACGCTTGTTGTCCGCGAACTCCAGGATCAGGCTGTCCACGGACTCGCCGGAGATCTTGACCTCCTCGGCGCCCCTGAAGACGCAGAGACCGTATTCCTCGTGCATCAGCAGGCGGCCGTCGGCGAGCTGGTCGCTCCATTCCTGCGGCGGGACGAAGTGTACGGCGGAGGATCGACGCCGCGTGACGCCCGAGAGTTCGACGTCGGACAGGTTGATCACCCTCATCACAGGGTCCGCGAAGCCCTTTGACAGTGAGCCGGGGATGACCTGGACGTCCTCCTCGAAGATTGAAGCGAGGCGGGGATTCTCAGTAAAAAGCCTGATGTGGTAGCCGTCGTTTTTCCATGTCTCGCACATCCACCTGAAACGATCCAGGTTGCCCTTGAAGAGGGGGACCTCCTCGATGGCCAGTTTTTCCCTCGCCATGGCGGCAGCATCGGTGATGCGCAGCATCAAGCCGGACGCCAGCCTGAACATGAGATCCTGCCAGGAGATGAGCGGGGGACCCCCGTGAACGGAGGCAAGCTCCTTCCATATCATCTCGTACTTCATGGCTCCCGACTCTATCCTGACCGGGTCGAAGAGGAGAAAGAGAGTGTCGTCGCCAAAATAGTCCGCTATCGCTGTCTCGCGGACAGTAGATGTGGAGTGGATGCTGAGCTCGTCCAGCACTCCCACACTCTTCTGAGTTCTCGGGGAGAAGCTTCTTATGCTCTCCAGCGTGTCGTCGAAGAACTCAAGCCTCACCGGGTGGGCGTACGAAGGATCGAAGATGTCCAGTATGCATCCGCGAAGGACGAACTGTCCCGGCGCCCAGACTAGGTCAGAGCGGACGTAACCAGCGTGGACAAGCCAGTCCAGAAAGGAGCTGCGCCTGTACTCTCGGCCTGTCATCAGGAGTATCTCCCCCGTCCCCCTGGACACGGGAGACAGGAGTCCCCGTCCGGTGGTAACGAGAATTCCTCCGTCCTCCCTCCAGCGCAGGATGGTCTCTCCTCGTTGAAGGGCAAGGGCTTTGTTTTCGATTCCTTGATTCGTCAGGGGGGTCTCCACGAGCAGTGTGGCGGGCGCCTCGGGGAAAAGAGAGTTCCAGTCGTCGAAGAAGGTGGACGACTGTTTTGAGTCCGGGAAGACGGCAACAGCAGGCGCTCGCGGCGCCCTGCAGATCCAGCACCGGGCCGCGCCGTCGAGCGAGAGGTGAATCGGGGCACCCTGCCGCCACAGGGCGCTCCCGATGTCCCATACCGTGTTATGTCTTCTGTCTGAGGAAATGTTCATCCTGATAAAGGCTCCCGCGGTATCACGCGACGGGCCGTGTGGAGTTTTATTCGCATCACCGTATTTTTTCAACGGGAAGCGTTCACCAGGTTCATCGTCCTGTCCGTTCCGTCATTTATCCAACTCTCCACGGCCTCGGCGGCCCTGTCAAGAAGCGATGGGAGCGTTTTTCGCTCCTCTTCGTTGAAGCCGCCCAGTACCCATGAGACCATGCCCTGCCTGTCGGGGGCGGCGCCTATGCCGATTCTCAGGCGCGGAATTTTAGCGGTTCCGGCTCTGCCGATGACGGAAAGCATGCCCTTGTGTCCGCCTGCTCCGCCCTTGGCCCTCATTCTGAGTCTGCCGAACGGAAGGTCGACGTCGTCGTATATGACGAGCACGTTCTCCCAGGGCACGTCGAGATATTCGGCGGCCTCCACGACCGACCTGCCGCTGAGGTTCATGTATGTCAGCGGTTTCAGCAGGAAGACCTTCTCCCCCTCGTGAAAAAAGGACCATGACATGGAGGAGAACTGCATTCTGGGGACGCCGCAGGAGAGGCGGTTTTGAATGTGGTCTATGACCAGCCACCCCGCATTATGGCGCGAGAATACATACTCGGGGCCAGGGTTGCCCAGGCCGGCGACTATCTTCAATAGGGGCTATTCCTCTTCCTCGTCCTTCGCCTTGCCCTTTGCGACTACTTCCACTTCTCTCTCTTCCTCGTCCTCGGCGATTGCCTCCTCCTCGGCCTCCTCGTCGGTCACGCCGCGTGGCACCATTACCGCCACGACCATCTCGTCTTCATCCACAAGAAGCGAAGCGTCCGAAGGTAGGTCTAGGTCTCGCACGAACAGCTGGTCGCCGAGCCCGAGATCGGATACGTCCACTGTGATCATGTCGGGAATTCTGCCCGGAAGGACCTCCATTGAGATCTCGCGCAGGATGTGGTCGATGAGGCCTCCCTGCTTTGCGCCCTCGCATGTCTCGCGTCCGACGATCTGAACGGGCACGTTGACGTTGATCTTGCGACCTTTGACCAGCTGCATGAAGTCGATGTGCAGAAGAGAGTCGTCGAGGAAGTTCTTTTGAACCTCGCGCATCAGGCACATCTCCTGCTTGCCGTCGGGCAGCGTTGCGTTGAGGGTGACGGTCTCCCAGCCGCCTGCCTTTATCAACTTCGCGACATCCTCGGTTTTGACCTTGGCGGGAATGGAGTCCTTGTACTCCGGGCCGTAGAAGACGCAGGGGGTGTATCCTGCCGGGCGGAGCTTCTTGCAGGCGATTTTTCCCGATTCCTTGCGCTCTTCCAGTGTTATGCTGATAGCATTCGACATTCTAAAACATCCTCCTTGAAAATCGATTCCTACAGGGAATCGGAGATCTACGCGTCAATCACTTTCAATCGAACTTCAATCGAACAGGCTGCTCACCGAACGGTCGTTGTGAATCCTCAGGATGACCTCGGCGAAAAGAGGGGCGATCGACAGCTGAACGATTTTAGCCGATTTCTTGCTCTCAGGCAACGGGATCGTGTCCGTCAGGACGACCTCGTCTATCTCGGAGTACTCCAGCCTCTCCAGGGCCGGCCCGGAGAGCACTCCGTGGGTCGCGCAGGCGTAGACCTTGACCGCGCCTCTCTCCTTGAGAAGGGCGGCGGCGTTGCAGATCGTCCCCGCCGTATCGATTATATCGTCCACCAGTATGGCCGTCTTTCCGTCGACGTCCCCGATGACGTCCATGACTTCGCAGAGGTTGGCCACCTCGTGAGATCTTCTTTTGTCGACAACCGCGAGGTCCGTCTTCAGCATTCCGGCGAACTTCCTGGCGCGGACAACTCCGCCCACGTCCGGTGCCACGACCACGGGCGTAGCAATAACGGACCTGGATAGGATCTCTTTGAAATACCTCGCCAGGAGGGCAATTCCGGTAAGGTTGTCAACCGGGATGTCGAAAAAACCCTGCAGCTGGCCTGCGTGCAGGTCGGCGGAGATCACCCTGGTCGCCCCGGCCTCCGTCAGCAGGTTTGCGATCAGCTTGGCCGAGATCGGGTCCCTGGGCTTTGTCTTCCTGTCCTGGCGGGCGTAGCCGAAGTAGGGGATGACGACGTTTATCCTGAACGAGGACGCCCGCCTCAGCGCGTCTATCATTATCAGGAGCTCGACCAGGTTTTCGTTGACGGGATTGCACGTGGGCTGGACGACGAACACATCGGCGCCGCGCACGCTCTCCTCTATGGAGAGCCCTATCTCTCCGTCGGAGAAACGGTAGTGCTTCGCCTTGGACTGCTCTATTCCCAGCTCGCTGCAGATTCTTTTTGCAAAGGCGGGGTGGGCGGTTCCGGAAAAGACTGTCAACTCATGCCCGAAAGACCTCATTGAACCTGACGCCTCCTTCAGAAATTAATCCTTCTTGGTCGACCGTTTCGCCCAGCCTTCGATGTTTCTCTGCCTTGCTCTGCCGACCGCCAGCGCGCCTTCCGGCACGTCGCTCGTGATGACTGAGCCGGCCGCTGTGTATCCGTCGTCGCCTATCACGACTGGCGCTACGATAATGCTGTCGCTGCCGATAAAGCAACGGTCGCCTATCGTGGTGGGGTTCTTTTTTACGCCGTCGTAGTTGCACGTTATCGTCCCCGCGCCGATGTTACTCTCCTCTCCTATTGTGGCGTCGCCTACGTATGCGAGGTGGGGGACCTTGCTTCTTCTCCCTACGACGCTCTTTTTGACCTCCACGAACTTTCCTCCTTGAGACTCCTCGCTGAAGACGGCACCGTCCCTCACCACGATGAAGGGGCCTATCCTGGCGCCGCTCTTGAAAAGGCTGTCCGTGAGAACCGAATGGCTCAGGACGTCCACTCCATCCTCGAGGATCGAATTCTTCAGTATTGAAAAGCTGCCTATGCC of Synergistaceae bacterium contains these proteins:
- the mazG gene encoding nucleoside triphosphate pyrophosphohydrolase, which translates into the protein MAEKGYQEAFGGLVEVMARLRAEDGCPWDREQTMESLRTYIVEEAYELVDAISTGETPDIVEEAGDLLLQVVFLARIGEEEGTFSIGDVIQGLVDKMTRRHPHVFSDWSAETSGQVLRKWEEIKGLEKKGKKKDTSLLAGVPEGLPPLAKAARIQSKAAHVGFDWEKGDLDPIYDKIEEELSEVRDAVGEGDIDLLEEEIGDLIFAAVNLARHLDVNPDSALGKANKKFTERFRIVESMVRETGRPWDSFSLGALDGLWEEAKRRIGRT
- a CDS encoding HDIG domain-containing protein, whose amino-acid sequence is MNDSANLRHRGSASRRGPKKYGGSLLKGEGKSADYRSLSLLLLVAFALTVIFLKWFFEDRTSGFLPGEPSPRTYFALFPFKYTDDESTSILRARVGDTVAGVLVRDGAAMDRLISKIESMAAGDISGLSLSPGLTELINQYPEEPGKTILMESARLSRLYLDADSIAGGEIAWSPENIWREIEELSLPIEDANVVFQILDEILQPLVHIDADLTRSLREEIGSTLQPVERKVAPGDVIVDKGQIITDQAAGILEAQGYSMLSFPWKQILFALTTILLWPLWLATQTDREAPEVEPPWLYLSFIVGLSWIVEYVSSLFSVQGMGSLFLAGCSYLTLPAHSALQLVMVGGILGALVVSGFSTLHVLLVALMGIVSAFGGYFVLKDAHSRGRLWKQLFLLGLLQTGAGLALRLAFNLSLSAEILVPLVLGIAVWSSLVIAALPLFEDVFDVLSPLRLIELSHPSNPLLKRLQMEAPGTYHHSLMLGTLAETIADKLDMNANLLKAGAYFHDIGKLRRPEAFVENQMGGDNIHDELKPSLSALVIIAHVREGLELAQEYHLPRIIRSFIAEHHGTTALTYFLKKAESMGTPVPSDQFRYPGPRPQSKETGLLMLIDSVEAAVRSEFRAGADSVYDIGDTINRVVDAKIAEGQLDDVDFTLRDLSIIKETLLSSLRTMYHTRKVKEIKESAEQKTKDEKQEADVSEGSPSPRGQ
- a CDS encoding 50S ribosomal protein L25, whose amino-acid sequence is MSNAISITLEERKESGKIACKKLRPAGYTPCVFYGPEYKDSIPAKVKTEDVAKLIKAGGWETVTLNATLPDGKQEMCLMREVQKNFLDDSLLHIDFMQLVKGRKINVNVPVQIVGRETCEGAKQGGLIDHILREISMEVLPGRIPDMITVDVSDLGLGDQLFVRDLDLPSDASLLVDEDEMVVAVMVPRGVTDEEAEEEAIAEDEEEREVEVVAKGKAKDEEEE
- a CDS encoding DEAD/DEAH box helicase, which produces MNISSDRRHNTVWDIGSALWRQGAPIHLSLDGAARCWICRAPRAPAVAVFPDSKQSSTFFDDWNSLFPEAPATLLVETPLTNQGIENKALALQRGETILRWREDGGILVTTGRGLLSPVSRGTGEILLMTGREYRRSSFLDWLVHAGYVRSDLVWAPGQFVLRGCILDIFDPSYAHPVRLEFFDDTLESIRSFSPRTQKSVGVLDELSIHSTSTVRETAIADYFGDDTLFLLFDPVRIESGAMKYEMIWKELASVHGGPPLISWQDLMFRLASGLMLRITDAAAMAREKLAIEEVPLFKGNLDRFRWMCETWKNDGYHIRLFTENPRLASIFEEDVQVIPGSLSKGFADPVMRVINLSDVELSGVTRRRSSAVHFVPPQEWSDQLADGRLLMHEEYGLCVFRGAEEVKISGESVDSLILEFADNKRLFLPALLMHKITPLAEQMDGEVRLDSLKGTRWKKSVQKTRERVEQEVRSLLELYAKRELVEGFAFPGRDDLFDQFEESFPHPETKDQLTAITEILDDMERPYPMDRLLVGDVGYGKTEVALRAAFRAAQAGKQTAFLVPTTILAQQHYLTFTARLTGFPVTVGILSRFLTKKEQNEVIRKLSTGAIDILIGTIRMLKDDVIFKDLGLLIVDEEHRFGVMSKERIKQAKEDIDVLMLSATPIPRTLALSLKGLRNFSVINEAPGDRIPVMTSAAPWSESLVRKAISSEIERGGQVFYVANRISGMEKKLATLRRLFPDVVIAMAHGRMREQDLEETMTHFFSGHVKILLCTTIIESGLDIPNANTIIIEDCHELGLAQMYQLRGRVGRRDEAAFAYFLYPPEKPLTRETLDRLDAITSLDNEGAGYNLAMQDLRIRGGGELIGTTQHGKGARKTDSILYYSLLEEEIGKLQGKAPSNASVSVEIPCFVPSFYIPQESVRIALYRRLLRVSSVAELDDMAKESRDRFGDLPESLENLFSVSFLRSKGGLYGILSVACTRMDTTIAGGGPLFDHLATSKRWIPRNRALTGPGGGTGLKDLLSGIRHLKRVL
- a CDS encoding aminoacyl-tRNA hydrolase, translating into MVAGLGNPGPEYVFSRHNAGWLVIDHIQNRLSCGVPRMQFSSMSWSFFHEGEKVFLLKPLTYMNLSGRSVVEAAEYLDVPWENVLVIYDDVDLPFGRLRMRAKGGAGGHKGMLSVIGRAGTAKIPRLRIGIGAAPDRQGMVSWVLGGFNEEERKTLPSLLDRAAEAVESWINDGTDRTMNLVNASR
- a CDS encoding ribose-phosphate pyrophosphokinase — encoded protein: MRSFGHELTVFSGTAHPAFAKRICSELGIEQSKAKHYRFSDGEIGLSIEESVRGADVFVVQPTCNPVNENLVELLIMIDALRRASSFRINVVIPYFGYARQDRKTKPRDPISAKLIANLLTEAGATRVISADLHAGQLQGFFDIPVDNLTGIALLARYFKEILSRSVIATPVVVAPDVGGVVRARKFAGMLKTDLAVVDKRRSHEVANLCEVMDVIGDVDGKTAILVDDIIDTAGTICNAAALLKERGAVKVYACATHGVLSGPALERLEYSEIDEVVLTDTIPLPESKKSAKIVQLSIAPLFAEVILRIHNDRSVSSLFD
- a CDS encoding PhoH family protein, with amino-acid sequence MRIDVINSKDEQGPFLRELSFADIETMYRFAGNGDENLSEIEQRYPVSLIVRGNKVAVRGPDEEAVEVAFRLLEQLHKIASRGHSLHLADVRYAMDMIAEKGSVDLAPLFSEVICTTARGKPIRSKTEGQRRYLEAVRNNDIVFAIGPAGTGKTFLAVCHAVALLKASAISRIVLVRPAVEAGESLGYLPGDLREKVEPYVRPLYDAFYDLLTPERFLRHVDKGVIEIAPLAYMRGRTLNDSFIILDEAQNTTPEQMKMFLTRLGFGSKAVITGDITQIDLPNGKKSGLIQVREILEGIQGIEFFNLTDSDVVRHEIVQKVVRAYERYERQREPQA
- a CDS encoding pyruvate carboxylase subunit B, with the protein product MSAPNKKKKTEAASSKPSPSKRAKVEERQEKKEERKKTEKKAEPGRRAGITDTTLRDAHQSLMATRMRVEDMTGIIEQMDEVGFHSMEVWGGATYDSCMRFLDEDPWERLRSMRRLFKKTKLQMLLRGQNVVGYRHYADDTIREFVKRAIGNGLDIIRVFDALNDLRNMEVAADQVKKEGAHLQLAFSFTLSPVHSLESFGKLAKDMKSMGADSICIKDMAGIISPVETAALVRTIKQETDLPLHIHSHYTSGMASMAYYAGLEAGADVVDCAISPFALGTSQPPVESMVAALRGGELDTGIELEKLLPVAMHFKKVREKYSDIFIDLGGVDINVLLYQIPGGMYSNLVSQLKEQKAIARLPEVLEEVPRVRKEMGYPPLVTPTSQLVGTQATLNVLMGERWKVVPSEVKSYFRGEYGKPPAEVDPEIRKKVVGDAVPITRRPAELIEPELDKARKAIAPWMLQPEDVLSYVLFPVIAKDFLVKKFAREMKIDVGVAELVDGVGYPV